The Haladaptatus cibarius D43 genome window below encodes:
- a CDS encoding short-chain fatty acid transporter — MANVIRKMAEGSSHVVERYLPDAFLFAIILTVVTYGLAFVTVSPGANGYFSHAENILVTGWYGGFWGLLTFAMQMTLILMTGYGLAKTEFVDGLLTRAAAIPSSERSAVAFVPVVAALASFVHWGLGLVVGGIFARKVAEEIRTIDFPIIVAGAYSGFIVWHGGLAASIPLNLNSAGDNGNFLIASGVLNDTIGTSQTIFTTANLVLFVVVGLVFLPLLFVLMYPESDEKKRPIDPAKLEVAADGGEAETKVTTAPTGTTTLADRIEHSRAVAWGIGLGGLLAVFGYFWRGIADGMMPWNNLDLNIVNFTFLFLGILLHGTPANYIGAMKEAVENVWGIILQFPFYAGIMGIMGYAPEGSTSLATQIAQGMVQVSPDGTLPAVAFLTAGVVNFFVPSGGGEWAVIGETLVTAAQSSGTSVPRVAMAASWGDAWTNMIQPFWAIPLLAISGLSVRDIMGYCVLVLLGSGVIIAVGITVLPM, encoded by the coding sequence ATGGCAAACGTAATTCGAAAGATGGCGGAAGGAAGTTCCCACGTCGTCGAACGCTACCTTCCGGACGCATTTCTGTTCGCAATCATTCTCACAGTCGTCACGTATGGACTTGCCTTCGTTACGGTTTCTCCCGGGGCGAATGGGTATTTCTCCCACGCGGAAAATATTCTCGTCACGGGTTGGTACGGCGGCTTTTGGGGATTGCTCACATTCGCGATGCAGATGACGCTCATCCTGATGACGGGCTACGGACTGGCAAAAACGGAATTCGTGGATGGCTTACTGACCCGAGCGGCGGCCATCCCGTCTAGCGAACGGAGTGCCGTCGCGTTCGTTCCCGTCGTTGCCGCACTCGCATCGTTCGTTCATTGGGGACTCGGCCTCGTCGTCGGCGGAATCTTCGCCCGGAAAGTGGCCGAGGAGATTCGAACCATCGACTTCCCCATCATCGTCGCTGGTGCGTATTCGGGGTTCATCGTCTGGCACGGCGGCCTCGCGGCGTCGATTCCGCTGAATTTGAACTCGGCTGGGGACAACGGCAACTTCCTCATCGCAAGCGGCGTTCTCAACGACACTATCGGTACGAGCCAGACGATTTTCACGACCGCAAATCTCGTGCTGTTCGTCGTGGTCGGCCTCGTCTTCCTCCCGCTCCTGTTCGTGCTGATGTACCCCGAGAGCGACGAGAAAAAGCGTCCCATCGACCCCGCCAAACTCGAAGTCGCAGCGGACGGCGGCGAGGCGGAAACCAAAGTAACGACAGCACCCACCGGAACGACGACCCTCGCTGACCGAATTGAACACTCCCGCGCCGTTGCATGGGGAATCGGTCTAGGCGGCCTGTTGGCAGTTTTCGGCTACTTTTGGCGGGGAATCGCGGACGGAATGATGCCGTGGAACAACCTTGACCTGAACATCGTCAACTTCACATTCCTCTTCCTCGGCATCCTCCTGCACGGTACGCCCGCGAACTACATCGGGGCGATGAAAGAGGCAGTCGAAAACGTCTGGGGTATCATCCTTCAGTTCCCGTTCTACGCTGGTATCATGGGAATTATGGGCTACGCGCCGGAAGGTTCGACCAGCCTCGCCACGCAAATCGCGCAGGGAATGGTGCAGGTGTCCCCCGACGGCACCCTCCCCGCGGTGGCGTTTCTCACCGCTGGCGTCGTAAACTTCTTTGTCCCGAGTGGCGGTGGCGAATGGGCAGTCATCGGCGAAACGCTCGTGACCGCCGCACAATCCAGCGGAACCAGCGTCCCCCGTGTCGCCATGGCCGCCTCGTGGGGTGACGCATGGACCAACATGATTCAGCCCTTCTGGGCCATTCCCCTCCTCGCAATCAGCGGTCTATCGGTTCGTGATATCATGGGCTACTGTGTACTCGTTCTGCTCGGCAGTGGCGTCATCATCGCGGTGGGAATTACGGTTCTGCCGATGTAG
- a CDS encoding PGF-CTERM sorting domain-containing protein, with amino-acid sequence MSHVEFSRRQFVQTMIGAGALVGVARGQAATFELGGQLSGWIGRAPDPIADETNPTIQMQAGKTYVIAWENMDGQPHNVAIADGEGNTLEETEVVNTKGYVQTLEFTAKPAMTTYFSQLDKESMRGKVEIVQPTTTATTNGTNNTTGATTATTTPPATTSSTLSATTTQSTAPSSTDTTTETTGSTEGGSLPGFGFLAALGGIAGVGYLLRRDD; translated from the coding sequence ATGTCCCACGTTGAGTTCTCACGCAGGCAGTTCGTACAGACGATGATTGGAGCGGGCGCGCTCGTCGGTGTCGCGCGAGGACAGGCCGCAACGTTCGAATTGGGCGGCCAACTGTCGGGATGGATTGGTCGCGCCCCTGACCCGATTGCTGACGAGACGAATCCGACGATTCAGATGCAGGCCGGGAAAACGTACGTCATCGCGTGGGAAAATATGGACGGACAACCGCACAACGTCGCCATCGCGGACGGAGAGGGGAACACGCTCGAAGAAACCGAAGTCGTGAACACGAAGGGGTACGTACAGACCCTCGAATTTACCGCGAAACCGGCCATGACGACGTATTTTTCGCAACTCGACAAAGAGTCGATGCGCGGAAAAGTAGAAATCGTACAACCGACGACCACTGCGACCACGAACGGAACGAACAACACGACGGGAGCGACGACTGCAACGACCACGCCGCCTGCGACGACTTCTTCGACACTATCGGCCACGACGACGCAATCGACTGCTCCGAGTTCGACGGACACAACCACCGAGACAACGGGTTCAACGGAAGGCGGAAGCCTCCCCGGGTTCGGATTTCTCGCCGCTCTCGGCGGGATTGCAGGGGTCGGCTATCTACTCCGGCGAGACGACTGA